A genomic window from Streptomyces broussonetiae includes:
- a CDS encoding SCO6880 family protein — protein sequence MTTEAHLSHPVTPRRTYLIGRARPNAIIGRNRESGEIALIVAGAFLGMMCGLLVPVLSLRIVLLTGFPLLALAAVYVPYKRRTFYKWFEINRSYKRTIKGGAVYRSTAMEAGTRIDGREVEIGPPPGIGRISWLAAPFGPDEIAVLLHADRKTVTAAIEIEGPGVGLRDSEDQEALVDRFGTLLKHVANGDGFVTRLQMLARTLPADPDAHAKDVVQRGDQRSPEWLQRSYDQLQSMVSTSSEQHRAYLVACMHYTRELAAEAQAMARAARPQTGRRLDRDAGLAVVMARELTDICSRLQEADIRVRQPLGQGRLASLVHSMYDPDHPIDHIQAMTQRNAWPAELDAMEPTYLQAKTRESNTRAPWCHATAWVKEWPMTPVGVNFLAPLLVHTPDVIRTVAVTMDLEPTEIAIERMLTEKTNDEAEASRAAKMNRTVDPRDIAAHNRLDQRGEDLASGAAGVNLVGYITVSSRTPEALARDKRTIRASAGKSYLKLEWCDREHHRAFVNTLPFATGIRR from the coding sequence TTGACGACCGAGGCCCACCTGTCCCATCCGGTCACGCCCCGCCGTACGTATCTGATCGGCCGCGCCCGGCCGAACGCGATCATCGGCCGGAACCGCGAGTCCGGCGAGATCGCGCTGATCGTCGCGGGCGCGTTCCTCGGCATGATGTGCGGCCTCCTCGTGCCCGTCCTGTCCCTGCGGATCGTGCTGCTGACGGGCTTCCCGCTGCTCGCGCTCGCCGCGGTCTACGTGCCCTACAAGCGCCGCACCTTCTACAAGTGGTTCGAGATCAACCGCAGCTACAAGCGCACGATCAAGGGCGGCGCCGTCTACCGCTCCACCGCCATGGAGGCCGGCACCCGCATCGACGGCCGCGAGGTCGAGATCGGCCCGCCGCCCGGCATCGGACGCATCAGCTGGCTCGCCGCCCCCTTCGGACCCGACGAGATCGCCGTACTGCTGCACGCCGACCGCAAGACCGTCACGGCCGCCATCGAGATCGAGGGCCCCGGCGTGGGCCTGCGCGACTCGGAGGACCAGGAGGCCCTGGTCGACCGCTTCGGCACCCTGCTCAAGCACGTCGCCAACGGCGACGGGTTCGTCACCCGCCTGCAGATGCTCGCCCGCACCCTGCCCGCCGACCCCGACGCGCACGCCAAGGACGTCGTCCAGCGCGGCGACCAGCGCTCCCCCGAGTGGCTCCAACGCAGCTACGACCAGCTGCAGTCCATGGTGTCCACCAGCAGCGAGCAGCACCGTGCCTACCTCGTCGCCTGTATGCACTACACCCGCGAACTGGCCGCCGAGGCCCAGGCCATGGCCCGCGCCGCCCGCCCGCAGACCGGCCGCAGGCTGGACCGCGACGCCGGTCTCGCCGTCGTCATGGCCCGCGAACTGACCGACATCTGCTCGCGCCTTCAGGAAGCCGACATCCGCGTCCGGCAGCCGCTCGGCCAGGGCCGGCTGGCGTCACTGGTCCACTCCATGTACGACCCGGACCACCCCATCGACCACATCCAGGCGATGACCCAGCGCAACGCCTGGCCGGCCGAGCTGGACGCCATGGAGCCCACCTACCTCCAGGCCAAGACCCGCGAGTCCAACACCCGCGCCCCCTGGTGCCACGCCACCGCCTGGGTCAAGGAATGGCCGATGACCCCGGTCGGCGTGAACTTCCTCGCCCCGCTCCTCGTCCACACCCCGGACGTCATCCGCACGGTCGCCGTGACCATGGACCTCGAGCCCACCGAGATCGCCATCGAACGCATGCTGACGGAGAAGACCAACGACGAGGCAGAGGCGTCCCGCGCCGCCAAGATGAACCGGACCGTCGACCCCCGCGACATCGCCGCCCACAACCGCCTCGACCAGCGCGGCGAGGACCTCGCCAGCGGCGCCGCCGGCGTCAACCTGGTCGGCTACATCACCGTCTCCTCCCGCACCCCGGAGGCCCTCGCCCGCGACAAGCGCACCATAAGGGCCTCCGCCGGCAAGTCGTATCTCAAGCTGGAGTGGTGCGACCGCGAGCACCACCGCGCCTTCGTCAACACGCTGCCCTTCGCCACCGGCATCCGGAGGTAG
- a CDS encoding ATP-binding protein codes for MRDPLSVLTDAFTSFLFGKVETTRLPVRTSTGQAQAVYLPTAAPGLGDSGVIIGREVYSGKGYIYDPFQLYGQQLPAPHWLVLGESGNGKSALEKTYVLRQLRFKDRQVVVLDAQGEDGVGEWNLIAEELGITPIRLDPTAALDHGIRLNPLDPAITTTGQLALLRTIIEVAMGHGLDERSGFALKVAHSYVNETILDRQPVLTDIVEQLRHPEPESAEAMNVAIDDVRAWGLDVALVLDRLVDGDLRGMFDGPTTVGIDLDAPLIVFDLSHIDRNSIAMPILMAIVGVWLEHTWIRPDRKKRIFLVEEAWHIINSPFVAQLFQRLLKFGRRLGLSFVAVVHHLSDVVDGAAAKEAAAILKMASTRTIYAQKADEARATGRVLGLPRWAVEIIPTLTPGIAVWDVNGNVQVVKHLVTETERPLVFTDRAMTESSSDLLADEALRAAEMEAEQRAAAFVEQHLGDSESTVA; via the coding sequence ATGCGGGATCCGCTGTCCGTCCTCACCGACGCCTTCACGTCCTTCCTCTTCGGAAAGGTCGAGACGACCCGCCTCCCGGTTCGCACCTCCACGGGCCAGGCCCAGGCGGTCTACCTGCCCACGGCCGCCCCCGGCCTCGGCGACTCCGGCGTCATCATCGGCCGCGAGGTGTACTCCGGCAAGGGCTACATCTACGACCCCTTCCAGCTGTACGGCCAGCAGCTCCCGGCCCCGCACTGGCTCGTCCTCGGCGAGTCCGGCAACGGCAAGTCGGCCCTGGAGAAGACCTACGTCCTACGACAGCTGCGCTTCAAGGACCGACAGGTCGTCGTCCTGGACGCCCAGGGCGAGGACGGCGTCGGCGAATGGAACCTCATCGCCGAGGAGCTGGGGATAACACCCATCCGGCTCGACCCGACGGCCGCCCTGGACCACGGCATCCGGCTCAATCCGCTGGACCCCGCGATCACGACCACGGGCCAGCTGGCGCTGCTCCGCACGATCATCGAGGTCGCGATGGGCCACGGCCTCGACGAACGCTCCGGCTTCGCCCTCAAGGTCGCGCACTCCTACGTCAACGAGACGATCCTGGACCGCCAGCCCGTCCTGACCGACATCGTGGAGCAACTACGCCACCCCGAACCGGAGTCGGCGGAGGCGATGAACGTCGCCATAGACGACGTACGCGCCTGGGGACTCGATGTCGCCCTGGTACTGGACCGGCTCGTCGACGGTGACCTCAGGGGCATGTTCGACGGCCCCACGACGGTCGGCATCGACCTCGATGCCCCCCTCATCGTCTTCGACCTGTCCCACATCGACCGCAACTCCATCGCCATGCCCATCCTCATGGCGATCGTCGGCGTATGGCTGGAGCACACCTGGATCCGCCCCGACCGGAAGAAGCGCATCTTCCTCGTCGAGGAGGCCTGGCACATCATCAACAGCCCCTTCGTGGCCCAGCTGTTCCAGCGCCTGCTCAAGTTCGGCCGCCGACTCGGCCTGTCCTTCGTGGCGGTCGTCCACCACCTGTCCGACGTGGTCGACGGCGCGGCGGCCAAGGAGGCGGCGGCGATCCTCAAGATGGCCTCCACCCGGACCATCTACGCCCAGAAGGCCGACGAGGCACGGGCCACCGGGCGCGTGCTGGGTTTGCCGAGGTGGGCGGTGGAAATCATCCCGACACTGACGCCCGGCATCGCCGTATGGGACGTCAACGGCAATGTCCAGGTGGTCAAACACCTGGTCACGGAGACCGAACGCCCGCTGGTCTTCACCGACCGCGCGATGACCGAGTCCTCCAGCGACCTCCTGGCCGACGAGGCCCTGCGCGCCGCCGAAATGGAGGCCGAGCAGCGGGCGGCGGCCTTCGTGGAGCAGCATCTGGGCGACTCCGAGTCGACCGTGGCGTAG
- a CDS encoding type IV secretory system conjugative DNA transfer family protein encodes MRPDDHRRAERREGQGGIPDGLLIGILAFLLGMTLLVWTATGLAALFTKGAWPTGVTFTRTPLAMRHLIGRPHDLTGAWPDTPADRLSGWGLFWGLFIGQLMILFVLTVFVMGVVTRWRAARSRRRATARQEPRHEVPLPRGAAAPEPMPVPAPAPAPEPVPVPVPVPEPQPRPAETVVQETASKAPSPGAPAHGERLGGKQGIHFAPRDSRRPTAAQAVREAEGPALVVTSNPALWAETKDARAKLGPTLLYDPTHLCDTPARLHWSPITGCEDRQTALSRATALLAPVHPTAKIDQTVADTATTLLRSYLHAAALETRTIRHVHRWAQGTQVQDAVRTLRTHPKAAPGAAGELEAALTAHPERRDIAQELTGRALSALSTVNIREACTPNRTDALTLDSFVHEGGTLYVVGESIEDPRSNPGAMPLLTALASSVVERGRRMAERSSSGRLDPPLTLVLDDIAAVAPLPQLPDLLTTGHDQGLPTLALLRSREQARSRWPHQELPV; translated from the coding sequence GTGAGACCGGACGATCACCGCCGTGCCGAGCGGCGCGAGGGCCAGGGCGGCATCCCCGACGGCCTCCTGATCGGCATACTCGCGTTCCTCCTCGGCATGACCCTGCTCGTGTGGACGGCCACGGGCCTGGCGGCGCTCTTCACCAAGGGCGCCTGGCCCACCGGCGTCACCTTCACCCGCACCCCCCTGGCCATGCGCCACCTCATCGGCCGGCCCCACGACCTCACCGGCGCCTGGCCGGACACCCCCGCGGACCGGCTGTCCGGATGGGGCCTGTTCTGGGGCCTGTTCATCGGCCAGTTGATGATCCTCTTCGTCCTCACCGTGTTCGTCATGGGGGTGGTGACCAGATGGCGGGCGGCAAGGTCGCGGCGGAGGGCGACAGCGCGGCAGGAGCCCCGCCACGAGGTCCCACTGCCACGCGGGGCGGCGGCACCGGAACCGATGCCGGTGCCGGCTCCGGCTCCGGCTCCGGAACCTGTGCCGGTGCCGGTGCCGGTGCCGGAACCACAACCGCGGCCGGCGGAAACCGTCGTCCAGGAGACGGCGTCGAAAGCACCCTCACCCGGCGCCCCGGCCCACGGTGAACGGCTGGGCGGGAAGCAGGGAATCCACTTCGCCCCCAGGGACAGCCGGCGGCCGACCGCGGCCCAGGCCGTGCGCGAGGCGGAAGGCCCCGCCCTCGTCGTCACATCGAACCCAGCCCTGTGGGCGGAGACGAAGGACGCAAGAGCCAAACTGGGCCCCACCCTCCTCTACGACCCCACCCACCTCTGCGACACCCCGGCTCGCCTGCACTGGTCCCCCATCACGGGCTGCGAGGACAGACAGACCGCGCTGAGCCGGGCAACGGCACTCCTCGCCCCCGTACACCCCACAGCCAAGATCGACCAAACGGTGGCGGACACGGCGACCACGCTCCTGCGCAGCTACCTCCACGCCGCCGCCCTGGAAACCCGCACCATCCGCCACGTCCACCGCTGGGCCCAGGGCACCCAGGTCCAGGACGCGGTACGCACCCTCCGTACCCACCCCAAGGCCGCCCCCGGCGCCGCCGGCGAACTCGAGGCCGCCCTCACCGCACATCCCGAACGCCGTGACATCGCACAGGAGTTGACCGGCCGCGCCCTGTCCGCCCTCTCCACGGTCAACATCCGCGAGGCCTGCACACCCAACCGAACTGATGCCCTCACCCTGGATTCCTTCGTCCACGAAGGGGGCACGCTCTATGTGGTCGGTGAATCCATCGAGGACCCCAGGAGCAATCCCGGCGCGATGCCACTCCTGACGGCCCTCGCCTCAAGCGTGGTCGAGCGTGGCCGGCGCATGGCCGAACGGTCATCCTCCGGTCGGCTCGACCCACCACTGACCCTGGTCCTGGACGACATCGCCGCCGTGGCCCCGCTCCCCCAGCTCCCTGACCTGCTCACCACCGGCCACGACCAGGGCCTGCCCACCCTCGCCCTGCTGCGCTCCCGCGAACAGGCCCGCTCCCGCTGGCCCCATCAGGAACTGCCGGTCTAG
- a CDS encoding S53 family peptidase: MRTTHRRWHRFGTTFAATAALAFAGFGAAATADATTPSAKATWTAAPCATPKHKGELGCDSFRVTGGLTAFQKQQAARTGLTPKAADASTPSGYGPSDLQSAYGLTSAAASKGSGETIAIVDAYDDPNAAADLAKYRSYYGLSSCTTSNGCFKKVSQTGSTTSLPSADSGWAEEESLDLDMASAICPNCNILLVEAKSATMANLGTAVNEAVTLGAKYVSNSYGGSESSSDTSYDSSYFNHPGVAITVSAGDGGYGAEYPAASKYVTAVGGTALSKSSSTRGWTESVWKTSSTEGTGSGCSSYDAKPTWQTDTGCAKRTISDVAAVADPATGVSVYDSYGVTAGWYTFGGTSASSPIIAGVYALGGTPSSGSYPAKFPYTAAGTSALNDVTSGNNGSCSPSYLCTARSGYDGPTGWGTPEGTAAFTG; encoded by the coding sequence ACCGCCGCCCCCTGTGCCACCCCCAAGCACAAGGGCGAACTCGGCTGCGACTCCTTCCGCGTGACCGGCGGCCTCACCGCCTTCCAGAAGCAGCAGGCGGCGAGGACCGGCCTCACCCCCAAGGCCGCCGACGCCTCCACCCCCTCCGGCTACGGCCCGAGCGACCTGCAGTCGGCCTACGGCCTCACCTCCGCCGCCGCCTCCAAGGGCTCCGGCGAGACCATCGCCATCGTGGACGCCTACGACGACCCGAACGCGGCGGCCGACCTCGCCAAGTACCGCTCGTACTACGGCCTGTCCTCCTGCACCACGTCCAACGGCTGCTTCAAGAAGGTCAGCCAGACCGGCTCCACCACCTCACTGCCCTCCGCCGACAGCGGCTGGGCCGAGGAGGAGTCCCTCGACCTCGACATGGCCTCCGCCATCTGCCCGAACTGCAACATCCTCCTCGTCGAGGCCAAGTCCGCGACGATGGCGAACCTCGGCACCGCGGTGAACGAGGCCGTGACCCTGGGCGCGAAGTACGTCTCCAACAGCTACGGCGGCTCGGAGTCCTCCTCCGACACCTCCTACGACTCCTCCTACTTCAACCACCCGGGCGTCGCCATCACCGTCTCCGCCGGCGACGGAGGCTACGGAGCCGAGTACCCGGCCGCGTCGAAGTACGTGACGGCCGTGGGCGGTACGGCCCTGTCGAAGTCCTCCTCCACCCGCGGCTGGACCGAGTCGGTCTGGAAGACCAGCAGCACGGAGGGCACCGGCTCCGGCTGCTCCTCCTACGACGCCAAGCCGACCTGGCAGACCGACACCGGCTGCGCCAAGCGCACGATCTCGGACGTGGCGGCCGTGGCCGACCCCGCGACCGGCGTCTCGGTCTACGACTCCTACGGAGTGACGGCCGGCTGGTACACCTTCGGCGGCACCAGCGCCAGCTCGCCCATCATCGCCGGTGTCTACGCCCTCGGCGGCACCCCGTCCAGCGGCAGCTACCCGGCCAAGTTCCCGTACACCGCGGCCGGCACCTCCGCGCTGAACGACGTCACCAGCGGCAACAACGGCTCCTGCTCCCCCAGCTACCTGTGCACCGCCCGGTCGGGCTACGACGGCCCGACCGGCTGGGGCACCCCTGAGGGCACGGCCGCCTTCACCGGCTGA
- a CDS encoding cysteine hydrolase family protein — translation MTILPQRPHTALLVIDVQKGVMVPGSPNRENVIANIAQLIDEARAAGVPVIWVQHQDEELAPGTEAWEYVPELKRLDDEPLVAKSYRDSFEDTTLESVLAERGVGRLYVTGAQTDFCIRSTLHGALVRGYDATLVADAHTTEDLTEHGAPAPEQVIAHTNFYWSGQHAPGRQGGTVNTAELTF, via the coding sequence ATGACAATTTTGCCGCAACGCCCGCATACCGCCCTGCTGGTCATCGACGTACAGAAGGGCGTGATGGTGCCGGGCTCACCGAATCGTGAGAACGTCATCGCCAACATCGCCCAGCTCATCGACGAGGCCCGCGCGGCCGGCGTGCCGGTGATCTGGGTCCAGCACCAGGACGAGGAGCTGGCGCCGGGCACCGAGGCCTGGGAGTACGTACCGGAACTCAAGCGTCTCGACGACGAGCCGCTTGTCGCCAAGAGCTACCGGGACTCGTTCGAGGACACCACGCTGGAGTCGGTCCTGGCCGAGCGTGGAGTGGGCCGCCTCTATGTCACGGGCGCCCAGACCGACTTCTGTATCCGCTCGACCCTGCACGGCGCTCTCGTACGCGGCTACGACGCGACTCTGGTCGCCGACGCCCACACGACGGAGGACCTCACCGAGCACGGCGCGCCGGCCCCGGAGCAGGTCATCGCCCACACCAACTTCTACTGGAGCGGCCAGCACGCGCCGGGCCGACAGGGCGGAACGGTGAACACGGCGGAACTGACCTTC
- a CDS encoding GNAT family N-acetyltransferase, producing the protein MSTSHDYVIRAIRPDDWPRVKQLRLDALRDPVAHLAFLESYDDAEARADAFWQDRAVGSGERSTTARQLIAEAPDGQWAGSVTVLIEEAGTKDWAGYLVERRQGHVVGVFVRPEHRGNGLVKALFDAGVEWAREQGARRVRLLVHEDNARAQGAYRKAGFVPSGVCVPFFRDEAQNELEFVLEWPS; encoded by the coding sequence ATGAGCACCAGCCATGACTACGTCATCCGCGCCATACGACCGGACGACTGGCCCCGAGTGAAGCAGCTGCGGCTGGACGCGCTGCGGGACCCGGTTGCGCATCTCGCCTTCCTGGAGTCGTACGACGATGCCGAGGCAAGGGCGGACGCCTTCTGGCAGGACCGGGCGGTCGGATCAGGTGAGAGGTCCACTACGGCCCGGCAGTTGATCGCCGAGGCACCCGACGGACAGTGGGCCGGCTCGGTGACCGTGCTCATCGAGGAGGCCGGGACGAAGGACTGGGCGGGGTACCTCGTGGAGCGTCGGCAGGGGCATGTGGTCGGGGTGTTCGTCCGTCCCGAGCACCGTGGGAACGGGCTGGTCAAGGCCCTGTTCGACGCCGGTGTGGAGTGGGCGCGGGAGCAGGGTGCGCGGCGGGTCCGGCTGCTGGTGCACGAGGACAACGCCCGGGCGCAGGGCGCGTACCGCAAGGCGGGGTTCGTGCCGAGCGGGGTGTGCGTGCCGTTCTTCCGGGACGAGGCGCAGAACGAGCTGGAGTTCGTGCTGGAGTGGCCCTCCTAG